A genomic segment from Armatimonadota bacterium encodes:
- a CDS encoding peptidase M16, with product MSRKCAWCCLLWLAVTLVRADSLPAESIRLKTLPNGLRVLVREAHEAPLVTIDLWIRAGSSRETAETNGVAHFMEHLLFRGTAKRGRGEVDRDIEELGATLNATTSRDWMHLYTTVASRYWQNALEVIADAVQNSALRPEDVEREQMIILDELARAADDPVRDANQRLAELLFQKHPYRLPVAATRDSIIRIQREQVVEFYRKYYVPNNASLVIVGDVTEAEAFAAAEKLFGKWQKRDITDPDPEPESPPDSPRHAQFKVRRGFPVVGIGFMAPSVKEVKEVCACDLLLALLGRRDGLLTRLLVGQGVATRVTTEFLTQRDPGLFSIVVELPEGGNPQQVEAMVVGALQQLAKTPVTEAELARAKREILGEYLFGMETTEGQASTLGFYEMVDTYLFATEYEKNVLAVTAEDVRRVVEKYLNPERRVVVTLVKE from the coding sequence GTGTCCAGAAAGTGTGCATGGTGTTGTCTTCTTTGGCTGGCGGTCACCCTCGTCAGGGCGGATAGCCTGCCTGCTGAATCCATCCGGCTGAAAACCCTTCCCAACGGCTTGCGCGTGCTGGTGCGCGAGGCACACGAGGCGCCGCTGGTGACGATAGACCTGTGGATCCGCGCGGGATCCTCCCGTGAGACCGCCGAGACCAACGGCGTGGCGCACTTCATGGAGCACCTGCTGTTTCGCGGCACGGCGAAGCGCGGTAGAGGCGAGGTAGACCGCGATATCGAGGAGTTGGGCGCCACCCTCAACGCCACCACCTCGCGCGACTGGATGCACCTGTACACCACTGTCGCCAGCCGATACTGGCAAAACGCGCTGGAGGTCATCGCCGATGCGGTGCAGAACAGTGCGTTGCGTCCCGAAGACGTGGAGCGCGAGCAGATGATTATTCTGGACGAGCTGGCGCGCGCCGCCGATGACCCTGTACGCGATGCCAACCAGCGTTTGGCGGAGCTGCTGTTTCAGAAGCATCCATATCGCCTGCCCGTCGCTGCCACGCGCGACTCCATCATCCGCATCCAGCGCGAACAGGTGGTGGAGTTCTATCGCAAGTACTACGTGCCGAACAACGCCTCGCTGGTCATCGTAGGGGATGTGACCGAGGCGGAGGCGTTTGCGGCGGCGGAGAAGCTGTTCGGGAAGTGGCAGAAACGCGACATCACCGACCCCGACCCTGAGCCCGAATCACCCCCCGATTCGCCTCGCCACGCCCAGTTCAAAGTGCGCCGGGGTTTCCCGGTGGTGGGCATCGGCTTCATGGCGCCGTCGGTGAAAGAGGTGAAAGAAGTGTGCGCATGCGACCTGCTGCTCGCCCTGTTGGGACGGCGCGACGGTTTACTGACCCGCTTGCTGGTCGGTCAGGGTGTTGCCACGCGCGTCACGACCGAGTTCCTCACCCAGCGTGACCCCGGACTGTTCAGCATCGTGGTGGAACTACCTGAGGGAGGCAACCCCCAGCAGGTGGAGGCGATGGTGGTGGGCGCACTGCAGCAGCTGGCGAAGACGCCGGTGACAGAGGCGGAGCTGGCACGTGCCAAACGGGAGATTTTGGGCGAGTATCTGTTCGGGATGGAGACCACCGAAGGACAGGCAAGCACACTGGGCTTCTACGAGATGGTAGATACCTACCTCTTCGCCACCGAATACGAGAAAAACGTGCTGGCAGTAACCGCCGAAGACGTACGCCGCGTGGTGGAGAAGTATTTGAACCCTGAGCGCAGGGTAGTGGTGACGCTGGTGAAGGAGTAG
- a CDS encoding pseudouridine synthase, producing MINRPQRLQKTLAQAGYGSRRACEQIILQGRVRVNGQVVTQLGAQVDPHTDIIEVDGKRVQLPEQHTYILLHKPAGVVTTRRDAHAARTVMDLLQGVTAAVFPVGRLDADTTGALLLTDDGELAYRLTHPRYGVPKTYLVEVRGEVGEEALRRLREGVPLEDGMTAPAQVQKVRYLAERKTTLLRLTIHEGRKRQVKRMCQAIGHPVVRLHRERFGVLTLRNLPVGAWRHLTEEEVAALRRVVGFKTEATQAHSRDYSDSGRIP from the coding sequence ATGATTAATCGCCCACAACGGTTGCAGAAAACCCTGGCGCAGGCAGGCTACGGCTCGCGCAGGGCGTGCGAGCAGATCATCTTGCAGGGGCGCGTGCGGGTGAACGGGCAGGTGGTCACCCAGCTGGGCGCGCAGGTTGATCCGCACACCGACATCATAGAGGTAGATGGCAAGCGGGTGCAGCTGCCAGAACAGCACACCTACATCTTGCTACACAAGCCAGCGGGCGTAGTCACCACCCGCCGCGACGCGCATGCTGCGCGCACAGTGATGGATTTGCTACAGGGCGTCACCGCTGCTGTGTTCCCTGTCGGTCGCCTGGACGCTGATACCACAGGCGCGCTGTTGCTGACCGATGACGGCGAGCTGGCGTATCGCCTCACCCATCCGCGCTACGGCGTGCCGAAAACCTATCTGGTGGAGGTGCGTGGTGAGGTCGGTGAAGAAGCCCTCCGTCGCTTGCGGGAAGGAGTACCGCTGGAAGACGGTATGACCGCTCCTGCGCAGGTGCAGAAGGTACGGTATCTTGCCGAGCGCAAAACCACCCTCCTCCGCCTGACCATCCACGAAGGACGCAAGCGACAGGTCAAGCGGATGTGTCAGGCAATCGGGCATCCCGTCGTACGCCTGCACCGCGAGCGGTTCGGTGTGCTCACTTTGCGCAACTTGCCCGTCGGGGCATGGAGGCACCTCACCGAAGAGGAGGTTGCCGCCCTCCGTCGCGTTGTGGGGTTCAAGACCGAGGCGACGCAGGCTCATAGCAGGGATTACTCCGACAGCGGGCGAATTCCCTAA
- a CDS encoding peptidase M16, translating to MRKNLKNLLLQITCVVVLVHVSQPSPAEPVKRILSNGMVIVVSHEPSARVVALEAFLKVGVWAEPEDKRGIGLLVSRALFGSTTNETMQTLAQEIERVGGEIRSFWQPDYTQISITTVAEAFDDAAWLLAEGIKNAQFEPEVVERARQEALAEAQAERTVKFRSTLMALRTLLYPPQHPYAYPFTGDPSYIQRATAQDLQEFHRRFYTPDNLVIVVVGNVPAERVVEKFTTLFGSWEARSATRRPNLPFTPLQESSSKVREQAGNTAYIMAGYPAPGITSTEYPALVVLDAILGRGKSSRIFTNLRDASGIGYEIGSFYPPLVGGSCLLGFVEIAPYRISAAGIPVLIVDDVQKALVQQMQSVRTEPPSEQEVERAKKLVIGSYALRHQRVRDRAYFLGWYECIGLGYQFDRQFADRVEAVKREDVLRVAEKYLKNVAIAVTMPRD from the coding sequence GTGAGAAAGAACCTGAAGAATCTGCTGTTACAGATAACCTGCGTTGTCGTGCTCGTTCACGTCAGCCAGCCCTCCCCTGCCGAGCCGGTGAAGCGTATCCTGAGCAACGGCATGGTGATAGTGGTTTCGCACGAGCCGTCCGCGCGGGTGGTGGCGCTGGAGGCGTTCCTCAAGGTAGGCGTGTGGGCGGAACCAGAGGATAAACGCGGCATCGGCTTGCTGGTGTCGCGCGCGCTGTTCGGCAGCACCACCAACGAGACGATGCAGACCCTCGCACAGGAGATCGAGCGCGTGGGCGGAGAGATACGCTCCTTCTGGCAGCCCGACTACACGCAGATTTCCATCACCACTGTCGCCGAAGCGTTTGACGACGCCGCGTGGTTGCTGGCGGAGGGCATCAAGAACGCGCAGTTCGAGCCGGAGGTGGTGGAGAGGGCAAGGCAGGAGGCGTTGGCGGAAGCGCAGGCAGAGCGCACCGTCAAGTTCCGCAGCACGTTGATGGCGTTGCGAACGCTGTTGTATCCGCCTCAGCACCCCTACGCCTACCCATTCACCGGTGACCCCTCGTATATCCAGCGAGCCACCGCTCAAGATTTGCAGGAGTTCCATCGCCGGTTCTACACGCCGGACAATCTGGTGATTGTGGTGGTGGGCAACGTGCCTGCGGAGCGGGTGGTGGAAAAGTTCACCACGCTGTTCGGCAGCTGGGAGGCACGCAGCGCCACACGTCGTCCGAATCTTCCGTTCACGCCTCTCCAGGAGTCATCCAGCAAAGTGCGTGAGCAGGCAGGCAACACCGCGTACATCATGGCGGGCTATCCTGCACCGGGTATCACCTCTACCGAGTATCCCGCGCTGGTGGTGCTGGACGCTATTCTGGGCAGGGGCAAGAGCTCGCGCATCTTCACCAACCTGCGCGACGCTTCGGGTATCGGCTACGAGATTGGCTCCTTTTATCCACCTCTGGTGGGGGGAAGTTGTCTGCTCGGTTTCGTGGAGATTGCGCCCTATCGCATCAGCGCGGCAGGGATACCGGTATTGATTGTAGACGATGTGCAAAAAGCGCTCGTGCAGCAGATGCAGTCGGTACGCACGGAGCCACCTTCCGAACAGGAGGTGGAGCGCGCGAAGAAGCTGGTGATCGGCTCGTATGCGCTACGTCATCAGCGCGTGCGCGACCGCGCCTACTTCCTCGGCTGGTACGAATGTATCGGATTGGGCTACCAGTTTGACCGTCAGTTCGCGGACAGAGTCGAAGCGGTGAAGCGGGAAGACGTGTTGCGCGTCGCGGAGAAGTATCTGAAGAACGTGGCGATTGCTGTCACGATGCCGAGGGATTGA
- the xerD gene encoding tyrosine recombinase XerD — protein MNEYVTRFLHYLRVERGASAHTQDAYSRDLRQLAEFARQRGYSLHDALGENGLLSFAQHLRQRGLAEVSIERKLCAARALARFLRQEGMLPEETVPSVATFRLPRKLPSALSLQEVESLLAQPDTRTPLGLRDRAMLELAYAAGLRVSEVVGLRLQDIDLHEGFVRVFGKRAKERWVPFGDGALSALQDYLRLARPKLLGKRSEDYLFLSERGTPLSRTQFWLRLKQYAQKAGISRPVSPHTLRHSFAVHLLQGGADLRAVQEMLGHASINTTQIYTRVSIDHLREVYRKHHPRA, from the coding sequence ATGAACGAATACGTTACCCGGTTTCTGCACTACCTGCGTGTGGAGCGAGGAGCTTCTGCCCACACGCAGGACGCTTACTCGCGTGATCTGCGCCAGCTCGCTGAGTTCGCCCGTCAGCGTGGCTACTCTTTGCACGACGCTCTGGGGGAAAATGGCTTGCTGAGTTTCGCCCAGCACCTGCGTCAACGGGGGTTGGCGGAGGTGAGCATCGAACGCAAGCTGTGCGCGGCGCGCGCGCTTGCCCGCTTTTTGCGGCAGGAGGGTATGCTCCCTGAGGAAACGGTTCCCTCCGTCGCCACTTTCCGTCTTCCCCGCAAGCTACCCAGCGCCCTTTCCCTCCAGGAGGTGGAAAGCCTTCTCGCACAACCCGATACCCGAACACCCCTCGGGCTGCGCGACAGGGCGATGCTGGAGCTGGCATATGCAGCGGGGTTGCGTGTGTCCGAGGTCGTGGGCTTGCGCCTGCAGGACATCGATCTGCACGAGGGCTTTGTGCGCGTGTTCGGCAAGCGGGCGAAAGAGCGATGGGTGCCCTTTGGGGATGGAGCCCTATCCGCGTTGCAGGACTATCTGCGCCTCGCCCGTCCCAAACTGCTGGGCAAGCGTAGCGAGGACTACCTTTTCCTCAGCGAGCGCGGCACTCCGCTCTCTCGCACGCAGTTCTGGCTGCGCCTGAAGCAGTATGCGCAGAAGGCAGGTATCTCCCGACCCGTGAGCCCGCACACCCTGCGCCACTCGTTTGCGGTGCATCTGTTGCAGGGTGGGGCAGACCTGCGTGCGGTGCAGGAGATGCTGGGACATGCCAGCATCAACACCACTCAAATCTACACGCGGGTGAGCATCGACCACCTGCGCGAAGTGTACAGGAAGCACCACCCGAGGGCGTAG
- a CDS encoding N-acetyltransferase, whose product MSCLQIAIRTGRQQDAPALARLYVEAFGSKIAWAFGKHADRMADLVADLLLHDQMRLSETLVAEVEGQVAGMAVLRRDHTHRPSWRKVWRLARRHVRGWRVLTTTFIMSAMCSNLCTPTRSYLESLAVDARYRGQGIGTLLLERCLEESRQAGKREISLHVVDTNPRAKQLYERMGFRTVRTERLGWFASRWMGFSAQYFMVRPL is encoded by the coding sequence ATGTCCTGCCTGCAGATAGCGATACGAACGGGGCGACAGCAGGACGCCCCGGCACTGGCACGGCTCTATGTGGAGGCGTTCGGCTCCAAAATCGCATGGGCTTTTGGTAAACACGCGGACAGGATGGCAGACCTCGTCGCTGACCTGCTGCTGCACGATCAGATGCGCCTGAGTGAAACGCTGGTCGCGGAAGTGGAAGGTCAGGTGGCGGGTATGGCAGTGCTACGGCGCGACCACACGCACCGCCCAAGCTGGCGCAAGGTGTGGAGGCTTGCCCGGCGTCACGTACGGGGATGGCGAGTGCTGACGACGACGTTTATCATGAGCGCGATGTGCAGCAACCTGTGCACGCCCACCCGTTCGTACCTGGAATCGCTGGCGGTGGATGCACGCTATCGCGGACAGGGTATCGGCACGCTGTTGCTGGAACGCTGCTTGGAGGAGTCGCGCCAGGCGGGCAAAAGGGAGATATCCCTGCATGTGGTGGATACCAATCCCCGCGCGAAGCAGCTGTATGAACGGATGGGCTTCCGTACGGTGCGCACCGAACGCTTGGGGTGGTTTGCCTCACGCTGGATGGGCTTCAGCGCACAGTACTTCATGGTGCGCCCGCTGTAA